The DNA segment GGGTTATCTATGCGCTGCCGTTCACGAGCGTTATCGACCAAGTCGTCGACGATGTTTCGGGCATATACGATACCGATGACCATCCGCACCTACTTACGGCCCACCACCACCTCGCCGACGCCAGCATTGAGGACAACGCCGACGCGGATGAGGCGGACCGCTCAGACGATGTCGCAGGGATGCTCGGCGAGAGTTGGCGCGCCGGGCTGACCGTGACGACGTTCGTTCAGTTGTTCGAAAGCCTCGCGGGACCCGGAAACCGTCAGTCGATGAAGCTGCCAGCGCTACGGAACAGTGTTGTCGTGCTGGACGAGCCACAGAGTCTCCCGCTTGACTGGTGGAAGATCGTCCCGCGCCTCGTCAAGATGTTGACCGAGCAGTTCGGGGCGACCGTCATTGCCATGACAGCGACCCAACCGAAGCTGTTCCCCGAATCACCGGAACTTGTCGAGGGCCCGGAACAGTACTTCGAGGAAGTCTCACGGGTATCGTACCACCTCGACGCGTCAACCGACCGCTACATTGAGGCACGGAATGAGGGAGACCCGAAATCTTACCAAGACGCCGCTACGAACCTGTCCGAGCAACTGACAGCGGGTACCTCAGCACTAGCAGTCTGTAACACCATCGACAGCGCTCGGCATCTCACCGAGAGGCTTGTCGAGAACGCCCCAGACGCGGTCGATGTCGCCGAGCAGTACGACGATGTACTCCGCAAGAAGGAACTTACCACCGGTGAGGATGTCGCGAAAAGAGTACAATCTGTCGGCGACCGCGCCATCCTTCATCTTTCCACGCGGCTGCGGCCGGCTGATCGGTTGACCCTCGTTGACGCCGCAAAAGAACTTACAGAGGCTGGACACCCGGTCGCCGTCGTCTCGACACAGCTCATCGAAGCAGGCGTCGACATCAGCTTTGATCGTGTGTACCGGGACCTGGCACCCATCGACAGCGTCGTGCAGGCTGCCGGACGTTGCAACCGCTCGTTCGAGCGTGACCGTGGCCACGTCACCGTCTGGTGGCTAGCAGCACCGCCCGACGTCGAAAAGACGCCTGCAGAAGCCGTCTACAATCGTGGCACGTCGTTGCTCCCTGTTGCTGCCGACACCTTGGCGTCGGTTCGCTCCGACGACGGCGAACTGACGGAACGAGCGGTTGCTAGGGACGCCGTCGAACGGTATTATGACCGGCTCCACGACGACAAGTGCGTCGGGAAACAGGCCTACGCCGACTACGTCGATAACGCACGGGCCGACAAACTTTCAGACCTATCGCTCATCGACCAACGGCCATCCGTCGATGTAGTGATTTGCCGGACAGATGCAGACCACGAAATCGTTGAATCAGTACGAAACGCCGCCAATGCATACGATTTCGATGCATTCAGTGATGCGATCGACGAGACGAAGTCGCTCCGTATCTCTGTGCCGGTGTATCCCGGCGATGACGAGACGAAAGAAGCACTCAACAGCCTCGTCCCGCTGGTCAAGAACGAACGATTCAATCGGGCAACTGGCGTCCGCGTGCTCGACGTCCGCCGATTCGAGAACCATTTCGATCAACGAACGGGGTTCATCGTTCCCGATAGCACCGTAGCACATCAGTTCATATGACTGAATCGAGGACAGACAATAGTGAGGATCCAGTTGAGAAACTGCTCCGTTCAGCTCGTGATGAGGCCGTCAACGACCCATTTCACGTTACCGGCGTGATGATGCAGTACTATGAGGTCTGTGAACGGGAGCTCTGGTTCGCCTCGCGGCATCTCGAAATCGACCGAGACAACACTGCAGTCGTCCGCGGTACACAGGTCGACGAGAGTGCATACGACGACAAGCGTCGTAACGTATCCATCGACGGAACCATCGCTATCGATGTCTTGGACGACGGCCGAGTGATGGAGGTGAAGCCCTCCTCATCACTCATCAAACCAGCAAAACTCCAGTTACTCTATTATCTTTGGTATCTTGATCAGGTCGTCGGCGTCGAACGGGAGGGCGTACTTGCCCATCCGACGGAGCGCAAACGCGAGACTGTGGCACTCACCGATGAGAACACCAGGTGGGTCGAAGAGGCAATCCGCGGCATCTACGACGTCACCACCAGTGACTCGCCACCGCCTGCGGAAGAAAAGCCGTTCTGTGAATCCTGTGCATACCACGACTTTTGTTGGAGTTGTTAGTCATGAACGATAACTATCACGTATTCACCGACGGCCGTCTTGAACGACACAACGACACGATCCGCCTCGTCACTGAGGACGGCGAAAAAAAGTACCTGCCAATCGAGAACGCCGAAGCGCTGTTCTTACACGGGCAGATTGACTATAATACTCGGCTCGTCTCGTTTCTCAACGACGTCGGCGTTGCGATACACGTCTTTGGCTGGAATGACTACTACGCAGGTTCGATCATGCCTGAGCGGGGGCAGACATCTGGACAGACGCTGGTCGAACAAGTCAGAGCTTATGACGATTCGACCCGGCGACGTGCCATCGCCCGTCAGTTCATCGAGGGAAGCATCCACAACATGCGAGCGAACGTCAAGTACTACGACGACCGTGGTTACGATTTCGATGCCATCATCGACCGTTTAGAAGCCCAAGCTGAATCGCTCTCCGACGAGATGGATACAAACGAGTTGATGGGGGTTGAGGCAACTGCTAGAAAGGCGTACTACTCAATCTTCGACGATGTACTCCCAGATGGGTTCGATTTCGGCGGTCGGCAATACAACCCGCCAGACAATGAAGTAAACAGTCTAATCTCGTTCGGTAACTCATTAGTCTACGCCAACGTCGTTTCGGCAATCCGAGCGACCGCGCTTGACCCCGCTGTGAGCTTTCTTCACGAACCCGGCGAGCGGCGGTACTCGCTCGCTCTCGACATCGCAGATCTGTTCAAGCCACTCTTGGCCGACCGAATCATCTTTCGCGTCGTCAACCGCAATCAGCTACAACTCGACGATTTCGAGTCGGATCTCAACGGCTGTCTACTCAACGAAAACGGACGGAAAACCTTCTCAAAAGCGTTCGAAGAAAGCCTAGAGCAGACCGTTGATCATCCGAGATTGAACAGGAAGGTGAGCTACCAGTACTTGCTCCGAGTCGAGGTGTACAAACTAAAAAAGCACCTGCTCACTGGTGAGGAGTATGTCCCGTTCAAGCGGTGGTGGTAACCATGGTGTACGCGATAATCGTCTACGACGTACAGGCCGATCGGACACCGAAATTTCTCAAATATCTCCGGCGGTATCTCACGCACGTACAGAACTCTGTATTCGAGGGCGAGCTCACAGAGGGGACGCTCGTTGAAGTCAAAGAGACCCTCCAATCAATGCTTGAGGAAGAGGAATCCGTGATGGTTTATCGGATGGACTCGGGGAGTTATGTCGAGCGATCCGTGTACGGTGACGATCCAATGGACGACCAACAATTCCTCTAGGTATTTTCGTCGACCCCCGGGGGGTTGCGGGGGTATTGGCGGTCGACGAAAAT comes from the Haloarcula marismortui ATCC 43049 genome and includes:
- a CDS encoding CRISPR-associated endonuclease Cas3'', whose amino-acid sequence is MTTIYSHPPENGSEGVVLDDHLNDVAARVEYVVPPGARTPAGEPLRPVVKTLGYVHDLGKATTFFQDYLLDDRQPDNELLRHHAPLGAFAAYFALDARGFDTETCLAGFVAVAKHHGSLPDITDYIHTRAHRREGVEPRERNSAERRQNAVAKQIKNIDDNARELVSTVFEAATAGAEEWASFRDGFGELLDDIADTVAATGTTTGINRDALSSSCYGLVIQCWGSLVLADKTSAAGARNVAETYTEDQPSLDRLNDHIADIEASVSADPDGSQSERLNHLRSMAREDVLDNAADLAKAGGGVATLTLPTGMGKTLTGLSAALDIRDNLGGKRVIYALPFTSVIDQVVDDVSGIYDTDDHPHLLTAHHHLADASIEDNADADEADRSDDVAGMLGESWRAGLTVTTFVQLFESLAGPGNRQSMKLPALRNSVVVLDEPQSLPLDWWKIVPRLVKMLTEQFGATVIAMTATQPKLFPESPELVEGPEQYFEEVSRVSYHLDASTDRYIEARNEGDPKSYQDAATNLSEQLTAGTSALAVCNTIDSARHLTERLVENAPDAVDVAEQYDDVLRKKELTTGEDVAKRVQSVGDRAILHLSTRLRPADRLTLVDAAKELTEAGHPVAVVSTQLIEAGVDISFDRVYRDLAPIDSVVQAAGRCNRSFERDRGHVTVWWLAAPPDVEKTPAEAVYNRGTSLLPVAADTLASVRSDDGELTERAVARDAVERYYDRLHDDKCVGKQAYADYVDNARADKLSDLSLIDQRPSVDVVICRTDADHEIVESVRNAANAYDFDAFSDAIDETKSLRISVPVYPGDDETKEALNSLVPLVKNERFNRATGVRVLDVRRFENHFDQRTGFIVPDSTVAHQFI
- a CDS encoding CRISPR-associated protein Cas4 — translated: MTESRTDNSEDPVEKLLRSARDEAVNDPFHVTGVMMQYYEVCERELWFASRHLEIDRDNTAVVRGTQVDESAYDDKRRNVSIDGTIAIDVLDDGRVMEVKPSSSLIKPAKLQLLYYLWYLDQVVGVEREGVLAHPTERKRETVALTDENTRWVEEAIRGIYDVTTSDSPPPAEEKPFCESCAYHDFCWSC
- the cas1b gene encoding type I-B CRISPR-associated endonuclease Cas1b; amino-acid sequence: MNDNYHVFTDGRLERHNDTIRLVTEDGEKKYLPIENAEALFLHGQIDYNTRLVSFLNDVGVAIHVFGWNDYYAGSIMPERGQTSGQTLVEQVRAYDDSTRRRAIARQFIEGSIHNMRANVKYYDDRGYDFDAIIDRLEAQAESLSDEMDTNELMGVEATARKAYYSIFDDVLPDGFDFGGRQYNPPDNEVNSLISFGNSLVYANVVSAIRATALDPAVSFLHEPGERRYSLALDIADLFKPLLADRIIFRVVNRNQLQLDDFESDLNGCLLNENGRKTFSKAFEESLEQTVDHPRLNRKVSYQYLLRVEVYKLKKHLLTGEEYVPFKRWW
- the cas2 gene encoding CRISPR-associated endonuclease Cas2, which gives rise to MVYAIIVYDVQADRTPKFLKYLRRYLTHVQNSVFEGELTEGTLVEVKETLQSMLEEEESVMVYRMDSGSYVERSVYGDDPMDDQQFL